A region from the Triticum urartu cultivar G1812 chromosome 1, Tu2.1, whole genome shotgun sequence genome encodes:
- the LOC125518530 gene encoding probably inactive leucine-rich repeat receptor-like protein kinase At5g48380, which translates to MANHYAPLRVILLLLLVFPCFASEADIQCLRSVQQSVIDPNGVLKSSWNFDNRTAGFTCRFTGVECWHPDEDRVLSLHLGNLGLQGSFPHGLQNCSSMTGLDLSNNNFSGPIPQDISREIPYLTSLDLSYNGFSGTIPPNISNMTYLNVLNLQHNQFSGEIPPQFSLLTRLTAFNVAENRLSGFIPYSLGKNFTASNFAGNQGLCGAPLDECQASAKSKNNAAIVGAIVGVVVVIIIVAIVVFVCLRKLPAKKAKKDEDENKWAKSIKGTKTIKVSMFENPVSKMKLSDLMKATKQFSKENIIATGRTGTMYRAVLPDGSFLAVKRLQDSQHSESQFTSEMKTLGQVRNRNLVPLLGFCIAKKEKLLVYKHTPKGSLYDQLHEEGKDCKMDWPLRLRIGIGAAKGLAYLHHTCNPRILHRNISSKCILLDDDYEPKISDFGLARLMNPLDTHLSTFVNGEFGDIGYVAPEYGSTLVATPKGDVYSFGVVLLELITGERPTQVSTAPDNFRGNLVEWITYLSNNSILQDSIDKSLIGKDNDSELMQFLKVACSCTVTTAKERPTMFEVYQLLRAIGEKYHFSAGDDMMLPPLSTDGETPDELIVAM; encoded by the exons ATGGCAAATCATTATGCTCCTCTCAGGGTTATTCTTCTACTGTTGTTGGTCTTCCCTTGTTTCGCCTCTGAAGCTGATATCCAGTGCTTGAGATCTGTTCAGCAGTCAGTGATTGACCCCAACGGTGTACTCAAGTCCTCATGGAATTTTGACAACCGCACTGCTGGTTTCACATGCCGATTTACCGGCGTGGAATGTTGGCACCCGGATGAGGACCGAGTTCTTTCTTTGCACCTAGGCAACCTCGGTCTCCAGGGTTCATTTCCTCACGGTCTTCAGAATTGTAGCAGTATGACTGGGCTGGATCTGTCAAACAACAACTTTTCAGGACCTATCCCTCAAGACATCTCCCGAGAAATACCATACTTAACATCATTGGACCTCTCCTACAATGGTTTTTCTGGCACCATCCCACCAAATATATCAAACATGACTTACCTGAACGTCCTCAATCTCCAACATAACCAGTTTAGTGGCGAAATTCCACCGCAGTTCAGTCTTCTGACTCGGTTAACTGCATTCAATGTCGCAGAGAACCGACTATCAGGGTTTATTCCATATTCATTAGGAAAAAATTTCACGGCATCGAATTTTGCCGGTAATCAAGGGCTATGTGGGGCTCCATTAGATGAATGCCAGGCTTCAGCAAAGAGCAAGAACAATGCGGCAATCGTTGGAGCTATTGTTGGCGTCGTAGTTGTGATCATAATTGTTGCAATAGTTGTGTTCGTTTGTCTGCGGAAATTACCAGCCAAGAAAGCAAAAAAGGATGAGGATGAAAATAAGTGGGCAAAGAGTATCAAAGGAACAAAAACAATCAAG GTGTCTATGTTTGAGAATCCAGTTTCAAAGATGAAACTAAGTGATCTTATGAAGGCCACCAAACAGTTCAGCAAGGAAAACATCATAGCTACTGGAAGGACAGGGACTATGTACAGGGCAGTGCTACCTGATGGTTCTTTTCTTGCTGTCAAAAGGCTACAAGATTCACAACATTCTGAATCACAGTTCACTTCAGAAATGAAGACACTTGGCCAAGTAAGGAATCGCAACTTGGTTCCTCTACTTGGATTTTGCATTGCTAAGAAGGAGAAGTTGTTGGTGTACAAGCACACACCCAAAGGATCACTCTATGATCAGTTACATGAAGAGGGGAAAGATTGCAAGATGGATTGGCCTCTGAGGTTAAGAATTGGTATTGGTGCAGCAAAAGGTCTTGCATATCTTCACCACACTTGCAATCCTCGAATCCTTCACCGCAATATAAGCTCCAAATGCATCCTCTTGGATGACGACTATGAACCAAAGATTTCAGATTTTGGGCTTGCTAGGCTTATGAACCCCCTAGACACCCATCTCAGTACCTTTGTCAACGGGGAATTTGGAGATATTGGTTATGTGGCACCAGAGTATGGGAGCACGCTGGTGGCCACACCGAAGGGTGACGTCTACAGCTTCGGAGTGGTTCTCCTCGAGCTTATCACCGGTGAGAGGCCTACTCAGGTTTCCACTGCTCCAGATAACTTCAGGGGGAATCTAGTAGAGTGGATCACCTACCTATCCAACAATTCCATTCTCCAAGACTCAATCGACAAGTCGTTGATAGGGAAGGACAATGACAGTGAGCTGATGCAGTTCCTGAAAGTCGCATGTTCTTGCACAGTCACCACCGCGAAGGAGAGACCCACCATGTTTGAGGTTTATCAGCTGCTTAGAGCCATTGGGGAGAAGTATCATTTCTCGGCCGGGGACGACATGATGCTGCCACCTCTAAGCACAGATGGAGAAACCCCGGACGAGCTCATTGTCGCCATGTAA
- the LOC125518519 gene encoding putative disease resistance protein RGA4, which produces MAEAVAGWLVCPVIRIVVDKAKSCAADRIRWLNGGVPDALQQLDGALTQLRAVASAVERSRGGGDLDRWLLQLKDAVYEADEVVDEFEYRTLGPPRSPLVKIGKQLVGTDESLNRLKGVIKKLDGINDSSGRLMQAAGLQPSWSGELSGHPPTPVGPATGSLLEDSEVFGRDAERKKMVSWLVAASPPDRADPRAAAIPVAAIIGLGGMGKTTLARVLLHDDLVKETFNLVMWVCPSTTYHKVGLVKQILQSAGVEVPDNMNNFDCLQRRLEDAVSSKRFLLVLDNVWNKGGMDEDNWSEVLAPLRCGQPGSKIMVTTRKKIVANLLKASKLVPLDGLAFADVWSLFTRIAFSNDSADKHPALQAIGEQLVHKLKGLPLAAKVVGGMLKASRSISHWKRISEMESYANVTSTLELCYRNLQEHLQPCFAICSIFPKNWRFKRDKLVKIWMALDFIRPAEADGRKLEDVGKEYFDQLVQGSFFHERKEGHQNYYYIHDLMHDLAESVSRVDCARVESAEEKQIPRTVRHLSVTADAVTQLKGRCELKRLRTFIILKHSSSSLSQLPDDILKELKGVRVLGLDGCDMVDLSDKIGQLMHLRYLALCKTITRLPQSLTKLFLLQTLSIPKRCRPEQFPKDMRNLKYLRHLDMDRASTSKVVGIGELIHLQGSIEFHVKREKGHMLEDLYDMNGLCRKLHIKNLDVVSSKQEASKAGLRKKQGIKVLELEWNSTGKSDPSVDAQVLEGLEPHPHVEEVRIRRYHGDKSPCWLDMSFKLKEGSTPCLLKSLYLTNCRKWEVLPPLGQLPCLKVLHLKEMCSLRQIGSEFYGTKLIAFPCLAELEFDDMPQWVEWTKEESMTNVFPRLRKLNLLNCPKLVKVPPFAQSIRKVTVRNTGFASHMKLSFSSSSRACSVALETCCATILTIGLLHRQQVEAVAVLTLRRCQGVNFEDLQALISLKKLHISHLDITDKQLGTCLRGLRSLTSLEIDNCSNITSLPHVESSSGLTTLHIRQCSKLSSLHSLASFAALESMSVDNCSKLTLESFPADFISLSSLRKLNIMCCTGLESLPNGFPSSLQVLDLIGCKPALLNQLQLKDGPEWDKIAHIPIKRIH; this is translated from the coding sequence ATGGCGGAGGCGGTGGCCGGCTGGCTGGTGTGCCCGGTCATACGGATCGTCGTCGACAAGGCCAAGTCCTGCGCCGCCGACCGGATCAGGTGGCTCAACGGCGGCGTCCCTGATGCGCTCCAGCAGCTGGACGGGGCGCTCACGCAGCTCCGCGCCGTGGCGAGCGCCGTCGAGCGGagccgcggcggcggcgacctcGACCGGTGGCTGCTGCAGCTCAAGGACGCCGTCTACGAGGCCGACGAGGTCGTCGACGAGTTCGAGTACCGGACGCTCGGCCCCCCGCGCTCCCCCCTCGTCAAGATCGGCAAGCAGCTCGTCGGCACCGACGAGTCGCTAAACAGGCTCAAGGGCGTCATCAAGAAGCTGGACGGCATCAACGACAGCTCCGGGCGGCTGATGCAGGCGGCAGGCCTCCAGCCGTCGTGGTCCGGCGAGTTGAGCGGCCACCCGCCCACCCCGGTCGGCCCGGCCACAGGCTCGCTGCTGGAGGACAGCGAGGTGTTTGGGCGCGACGCGGAGCGGAAGAAGATGGTCTCTTGGCTGGTCGCCGCCAGTCCGCCCGACCGCGCAGATccgcgcgccgccgccatccCCGTCGCCGCGATCATTGGGCTCGGCGGGATGGGGAAGACCACGCTGGCGCGCGTCCTGCTCCACGACGATTTGGTGAAGGAAACATTCAATCTGGTGATGTGGGTGTGTCCTTCTACCACTTACCACAAGGTCGGGCTCGTGAAGCAAATCCTGCAGTCTGCTGGGGTAGAAGTTCCTGACAACATGAACAACTTTGACTGTCTCCAGAGGCGGCTCGAGGATGCCGTGTCATCCAAGAGGTTCCTGCTGGTTCTCGACAATGTCTGGAACAAAGGGGGCATGGACGAGGATAACTGGAGCGAGGTCTTGGCTCCTCTCAGATGTGGCCAGCCCGGCAGCAAGATCATGGTCACCACCAGGAAAAAGATTGTAGCAAACCTGCTGAAGGCGAGCAAGCTGGTCCCGTTGGACGGACTGGCGTTCGCGGATGTCTGGTCGCTGTTCACGAGGATTGCTTTCAGCAATGACAGCGCTGACAAGCATCCGGCGTTGCAGGCAATTGGAGAGCAGCTTGTTCACAAGCTCAAGGGGTTGCCATTGGCTGCCAAGGTCGTCGGCGGGATGCTCAAGGCTTCCCGGAGTATCAGTCACTGGAAGAGGATCTCGGAGATGGAAAGCTATGCCAATGTAACCTCAACGCTAGAGCTGTGTTACCGGAACCTGCAGGAGCACCTGCAGCCATGCTTTGCAATCTGCAGCATATTTCCGAAGAACTGGCGGTTCAAGCGTGACAAGTTGGTTAAGATTTGGATGGCCCTGGATTTCATCCGGCCAGCTGAAGCTGATGGGAGGAAACTGGAGGATGTAGGGAAGGAGTACTTTGATCAACTTGTGCAGGGGTCCTTCTTCCATGAACGCAAAGAGGGCCATCAGAATTACTATTACATTCATGACCTGATGCATGACCTGGCAGAGAGTGTCTCACGAGTTGACTGTGCAAGAGTTGAGAGTGCTGAGGAGAAGCAGATACCTCGTACAGTTCGGCACTTATCCGTTACTGCTGATGCTGTCACGCAGCTCAAAGGCCGGTGCGAGCTCAAAAGATTGCGCACGTTCATAATTCTAAAGCATTCCTCGTCTTCTCTCAGTCAGTTGCCAGATGATATCCTCAAAGAATTGAAGGGTGTCCGTGTGCTTGGTTTGGATGGCTGCGATATGGTTGATCTGTCGGATAAAATTGGTCAACTGATGCACCTCAGGTACCTTGCTCTTTGCAAGACAATTACAAGGCTTCCACAGTCATTGACAAAACTGTTCCTTCTTCAGACCCTAAGTATCCCTAAGAGGTGCCGCCCCGAGCAGTTTCCGAAAGATATGCGGAACTTGAAATATTTGCGCCATCTGGATATGGACAGGGCAAGTACGTCGAAAGTTGTGGGTATTGGGGAACTGATTCATCTCCAGGGATCAATTGAGTTCCATGTTAAAAGGGAAAAAGGTCATATGTTGGAAGATTTGTATGATATGAATGGTCTCTGCAGAAAGCTCCATATCAAGAACCTTGATGTTGTATCCAGTAAACAAGAGGCCAGCAAAGCTGGCCTGAGAAAGAAACAGGGTATTAAGGTGCTGGAACTAGAATGGAATTCCACTGGTAAGAGTGACCCTTCTGTCGACGCTCAAGTGTTAGAAGGCCTTGAACCGCACCCGCATGTTGAAGAGGTCCGTATCAGAAGATATCATGGTGATAAGTCACCGTGTTGGTTGGACATGAGCTTCAAGTTGAAGGAGGGAAGTACACCGTGCCTACTTAAATCTTTATATTTGACCAACTGTAGGAAGTGGGAGGTCCTGCCTCCTCTTGGGCAGCTTCCCTGCCTGAAGGTTTTGCATTTGAAAGAGATGTGCTCACTGAGACAGATTGGCAGTGAGTTCTATGGAACCAAGTTGATTGCATTTCCATGTCTGGCAGAACTTGAATTTGATGATATGCCACAGTGGGTTGAGTGGACCAAAGAAGAGAGCATGACCAATGTTTTTCCCAGGCTCCGTAAGCTGAATCTTTTGAACTGTCCCAAATTGGTTAAAGTGCCTCCTTTCGCTCAGTCCATCAGGAAGGTCACTGTCCGAAACACAGGGTTTGCTTCACACATGAAGCTATCCTTCTCATCATCGTCGAGAGCTTGCAGTGTTGCACTAGAGACATGTTGTGCCACCATCCTTACAATAGGTTTGCTGCACCGGCAACAGGTGGAAGCAGTCGCAGTTTTGACTCTGCGGCGCTGCCAAGGCGTAAATTTTGAGGACCTTCAGGCACTTATCTCACTGAAGAAGCTGCATATATCCCATCTAGACATAACAGATAAGCAGCTGGGTACTTGTTTGCGAGGTTTACGATCACTCACCTCTCTGGAGATAGACAACTGCAGCAACATAACATCTCTTCCACATGTTGAGAGTTCGAGCGGATTGACGACGTTGCACATTCGACAGTGCTCCAAGTTGTCCTCTCTGCATTCCTTGGCGAGTTTTGCAGCACTGGAAAGCATGTCGGTCGACAATTGCTCCAAGCTCACCTTAGAGTCTTTCCCTGCCGACTTCATCAGCCTCAGTTCTCTGAGAAAATTGAACATAATGTGCTGCACGGGGCTGGAGTCGCTGCCAAACGGCTTCCCGTCTTCACTGCAAGTTCTTGATCTGATTGGGTGCAAGCCAGCGCTGTTGAACCAGCTGCAGCTCAAGGACGGGCCAGAATGGGATAAAATAGCTCATATCCCGATTAAACGGATCCATTGA